The genomic segment GCGGCTCATCAACGGCTACTGGTCCACCGGCATCCTGGGCGCCGCCGCGAACACCGCCTGTTCACCCACCTCGAGGACGGCGGCCCACGACGCCGCCCAGCTGGCCGCCCGCGCCCAGATCTCCGAACGCGGCGCCCAGACTTTGCTGGACGGCCTGGTCAGCATCGGCCTGGTCACCCTCGAGCGGGGCCGCTACCGCAACACCCCGGCCGCCTCCGCCTACCTGGTCGCCGGCCGGCCGCCGACCTGTCCGCGATGGCCCGCCTCAAGCTCACC from the Streptomyces venezuelae genome contains:
- a CDS encoding methyltransferase dimerization domain-containing protein, which gives rise to MGAAANTACSPTSRTAAHDAAQLAARAQISERGAQTLLDGLVSIGLVTLERGRYRNTPAASAYLVAGRPPTCPRWPASSSP